From one Candidatus Amarolinea dominans genomic stretch:
- a CDS encoding recombinase family protein, translating into MRQIYAWYTQSEPMTIQEITDRLNRDGLQQRRRKCWRSSLIGNILRQTQYTGLAYYNRTEKVYHEVGRLRKIGHGKRLCPVVCFAPQKNGLPFPSPAFWTRISGAWHKND; encoded by the coding sequence GTGCGTCAAATTTACGCCTGGTATACCCAATCCGAGCCGATGACTATTCAAGAAATCACAGATCGCTTGAATCGAGACGGCCTCCAACAGCGTCGCAGGAAGTGCTGGCGCAGTAGCCTGATTGGAAACATCCTGCGACAAACCCAATATACCGGATTGGCTTACTACAATCGCACCGAAAAGGTGTATCATGAGGTGGGGCGATTGCGTAAAATTGGGCATGGCAAGCGTCTTTGCCCGGTGGTATGCTTCGCCCCACAGAAGAATGGATTGCCATTCCCGTCCCCAGCATTTTGGACAAGGATATCTGGCGCATGGCACAAGAACGACTGA
- a CDS encoding recombinase family protein, which yields CIFLDEAVSGAKLDRPALDRLRDREGEGCYQVVICLSPDRLARVYMLQVLLLEESRQARIQMLFVNQPPVGDSPQSQLLFGIQGLFAEYERAVIAERMRRGRLHCARQGAMVNAKTPYGYDYVPKQGGKAGVGNQCRRSQGRASNLRLVYPIRADDYSRNHRSLESRRPPTASQEVLAQ from the coding sequence TGTATTTTTCTGGACGAGGCGGTGAGCGGGGCGAAATTGGATCGTCCGGCGCTGGATCGGTTACGAGACCGAGAAGGTGAAGGCTGTTACCAGGTGGTGATCTGCCTGAGTCCAGATCGGTTGGCGAGGGTGTACATGTTGCAGGTGCTTCTGCTGGAAGAATCCCGGCAAGCCAGGATACAAATGTTGTTTGTGAACCAGCCTCCGGTAGGTGATAGCCCGCAGAGCCAACTGTTGTTCGGCATTCAAGGGTTGTTTGCCGAGTATGAACGGGCTGTGATTGCCGAACGGATGCGGCGAGGGCGTCTGCATTGCGCACGTCAGGGAGCAATGGTCAACGCAAAGACCCCATATGGGTATGATTACGTGCCCAAACAGGGAGGGAAGGCGGGCGTTGGAAATCAATGCCGAAGAAGCCAGGGTCGTGCGTCAAATTTACGCCTGGTATACCCAATCCGAGCCGATGACTATTCAAGAAATCACAGATCGCTTGAATCGAGACGGCCTCCAACAGCGTCGCAGGAAGTGCTGGCGCAGTAG